A stretch of Patescibacteria group bacterium DNA encodes these proteins:
- a CDS encoding glycosyltransferase family 2 protein, with the protein MSKMLTKKKISIIPIAYKDEGNITELYKRLTKVMLQVTTDYEIIYINDASPDKSQKILEDLARKDKKLTVITHSRNFGSQSAFTAGMHQALGDAVIIMDGDLQDPPELIPEFIKKWQEGYEVVYGSRKKREKSMGRFWEFANHSFYVLFNKLSYVKAPLDAGDFSLMDRKVVDCINALPEKDRFIRGLRAWVGFRQIGIPYIRPERFSGTGVATSGIRKKLFWARKAFFSFSYAPLELVFYIALFSILVSLVVVVINVALYLFIPETPRGFLTLLAAIVFMGSVQLVVLSIVCEYLKRIFEEVKNRPYSIVTKITNDHRSK; encoded by the coding sequence ATGAGCAAAATGCTTACAAAAAAGAAAATATCTATCATACCGATTGCGTATAAGGATGAGGGAAATATAACAGAGCTTTATAAAAGGCTTACTAAGGTAATGCTACAAGTTACAACAGATTACGAGATTATTTATATAAATGATGCTAGCCCCGATAAATCTCAAAAGATATTGGAAGATTTGGCGAGGAAAGATAAAAAACTAACGGTTATTACCCATTCAAGAAATTTTGGTTCTCAAAGTGCTTTTACTGCAGGAATGCATCAAGCTTTAGGCGATGCTGTGATAATAATGGATGGCGATTTGCAAGATCCTCCAGAACTTATACCCGAGTTTATAAAAAAATGGCAAGAAGGTTATGAGGTAGTTTATGGTTCTAGGAAAAAAAGAGAAAAAAGTATGGGCAGATTTTGGGAATTTGCCAACCATAGTTTTTATGTACTTTTTAATAAATTAAGTTATGTTAAAGCGCCACTTGATGCGGGAGATTTTTCTTTGATGGATAGAAAGGTGGTTGATTGTATTAATGCGTTGCCCGAAAAAGACAGATTTATACGAGGTTTAAGGGCGTGGGTTGGGTTTAGGCAGATTGGAATACCGTATATTAGACCTGAGAGGTTTTCGGGGACAGGGGTGGCGACGAGTGGTATCAGAAAAAAACTTTTTTGGGCGCGTAAAGCGTTTTTTTCTTTTTCTTACGCTCCTCTTGAGCTAGTTTTTTATATTGCGCTATTTTCTATTTTAGTTTCGTTAGTGGTTGTTGTCATTAACGTTGCTTTATATCTTTTTATTCCTGAAACTCCCCGGGGGTTTTTAACATTGTTAGCTGCTATAGTGTTTATGGGTAGTGTTCAATTAGTTGTTTTGAGTATTGTTTGTGAGTATTTGAAACGGATTTTTGAAGAGGTTAAAAACAGACCTTATTCAATTGTCACTAAAATAACTAACGATCACAGATCTAAATAG
- a CDS encoding DUF3367 domain-containing protein, which yields MRKITDFVVRVLKTPEFSFLLLIAIIEFIHIQLLFGGAELLAGGDNYTYLQLGKKIFNFYIWDYSIPLGGRSYAIANLFSFLSFPISQKLLIFCLYFFKYIGFIKLTKLFSKKFTLFALLPAVLLFVFNAFQSLDPFTLFPLMYGVYLPFSLYYFIKLFERDNLDFLTISKLIILSIVFSSLNSNLPLAITIFIPQILYILIFIKQINKVKITNLIIYYGVLLISSLWWLFPLVQYYFGESSGVFSTSWLDFTNQGSLFLNLRFLGQWAWYVSHYLYPYYPFNVYYDKPLVAVFTYLIIFSAFLTGVFNRKLKNKNVLFIFVLALVSLFLIGGSRPPFGFVYAFLYKSIPMFRVFREPFTKFGELYVLSVSLLFYVFLVNTRKKVRGKWSNIILILFLFLTIVISKPVLLGEHVWDKWNGSMRSVRVKVPEYWKEFEKYQASNLKDFRILTIPKVYYGAAWSWPYGFSSADDVAVNFVSNGNSILRRPLDTGSTSGDIVDNVYSIKELSPAYLSLLGVDYVLRENDLDFRYSGELTLPPSENDVFVLQFPLEKVEEFGKFTQEYLKTVSNEEPKEEIRDLLYSELKDRPALELFKVKDEYIVPKFFIPEAVIYANADIQEFPHILKFSNYPNKLGIFFNNSSSKEVFKDFDFADIYSFGKRQISNKVSYLVTVPEKGKYAIYLEEGELAKIGYPKIIPGIEGVDIISASNSFFGWYNAGIANFDEDKSYEIYLKIPKQDNLFGSTEPWFQSKYEEGNDISSLVKSLFHVAGGVTYYKEIKEIVSGVTYSLSFDYASKSGAFGLAVVGSSSYGAQIFLTEELSGSGNYYNEFKSTNVVEDVYLFIYDYPLESGLLSDVNISNFEVTNVVKPLLIFKKLEENLKGSLSKEQTPKISFRKKNPTKYILDVVDASSPYNLIFNETFDTGWKLYLNGKEIVTPDRHIMVNGYANSWFIKPEDVNNQKNYSLVVEYAPQRTFYWLLSLGLIVFSGSIFFLLSSFYAKIKKL from the coding sequence ATGAGAAAAATAACGGATTTCGTAGTTAGGGTTTTAAAAACCCCTGAATTTTCCTTTCTACTCCTTATAGCAATTATAGAGTTTATTCATATTCAACTGTTGTTTGGCGGTGCAGAATTGCTTGCTGGAGGAGATAATTATACTTATCTTCAACTTGGAAAAAAGATTTTCAATTTTTATATTTGGGATTATTCAATTCCGCTTGGTGGTAGAAGTTATGCAATTGCAAATTTATTCAGTTTTTTATCTTTTCCTATTTCACAAAAACTACTTATATTTTGTTTATACTTTTTTAAATATATAGGATTTATTAAACTAACCAAACTTTTTTCAAAAAAGTTTACTTTATTTGCTTTGTTACCTGCAGTGCTTTTGTTTGTGTTTAACGCCTTTCAGTCATTGGACCCCTTTACATTGTTTCCTCTTATGTATGGTGTATATTTGCCTTTCTCTTTGTATTATTTCATCAAACTTTTTGAGAGGGACAATTTAGATTTTTTGACAATATCAAAGCTAATTATTTTATCGATAGTATTTTCTTCGTTGAATTCTAATTTACCTTTGGCAATAACAATATTTATTCCGCAAATCCTTTACATATTAATTTTCATAAAACAAATTAATAAGGTTAAAATTACGAATTTGATTATTTATTACGGTGTTTTGCTTATTTCTAGCCTTTGGTGGCTTTTCCCTCTTGTACAATATTATTTTGGAGAGTCTTCTGGTGTTTTTAGCACCAGTTGGCTCGATTTTACGAATCAGGGCAGCTTATTTTTAAACTTGCGCTTTTTGGGTCAATGGGCTTGGTATGTAAGTCATTATCTTTACCCTTATTACCCTTTTAATGTTTATTATGATAAACCGTTAGTTGCTGTTTTTACTTATTTGATAATTTTTTCTGCTTTTTTGACAGGTGTTTTTAATAGAAAATTAAAGAATAAAAATGTTCTTTTTATTTTTGTTTTAGCATTGGTAAGTCTTTTTCTAATAGGAGGGTCTCGTCCGCCTTTTGGTTTTGTCTACGCCTTTTTGTATAAATCTATTCCAATGTTTAGGGTTTTTAGAGAGCCTTTCACTAAATTTGGGGAGTTATATGTTCTTTCGGTTTCTTTATTGTTTTATGTTTTTCTCGTCAATACAAGAAAAAAGGTGCGGGGAAAATGGAGCAATATAATTTTGATACTCTTTTTATTTTTGACTATAGTTATTTCCAAACCTGTTTTGTTAGGTGAGCATGTTTGGGATAAATGGAATGGAAGTATGAGAAGCGTTAGAGTAAAGGTGCCAGAGTATTGGAAAGAATTTGAAAAATATCAAGCATCCAATTTGAAAGATTTTAGGATATTAACTATTCCTAAAGTTTATTACGGGGCAGCGTGGAGCTGGCCGTATGGATTCTCCTCGGCAGATGATGTGGCGGTAAATTTTGTAAGTAACGGCAATAGTATTTTAAGAAGACCTTTAGATACTGGTTCCACTTCTGGTGATATAGTGGATAATGTATATAGCATTAAGGAGTTGTCCCCAGCTTATTTATCCTTATTGGGTGTTGATTATGTTTTGCGGGAAAATGATTTAGACTTTCGGTATTCAGGTGAATTGACTTTGCCACCTTCAGAAAACGATGTTTTTGTTTTACAATTTCCGCTTGAGAAAGTTGAGGAGTTTGGGAAATTTACGCAAGAGTATTTAAAAACAGTTTCTAATGAGGAACCTAAGGAAGAAATAAGAGATTTGCTTTATAGTGAGCTTAAAGATAGACCTGCGCTTGAATTGTTTAAAGTAAAAGATGAATACATAGTCCCCAAGTTTTTTATTCCAGAGGCGGTTATTTATGCTAACGCAGATATTCAAGAGTTTCCTCACATTTTAAAATTTTCAAATTACCCAAACAAATTAGGTATTTTTTTTAATAACTCAAGCAGTAAAGAAGTTTTTAAAGATTTTGATTTTGCTGATATATATTCTTTTGGCAAGAGGCAGATTTCTAATAAAGTTTCTTATTTGGTCACTGTACCTGAAAAGGGTAAATATGCTATTTATCTTGAAGAAGGGGAACTTGCAAAAATAGGTTATCCAAAAATAATACCGGGTATTGAAGGTGTTGATATAATTTCGGCATCTAATTCTTTCTTTGGTTGGTATAATGCGGGAATTGCGAATTTTGATGAAGATAAATCTTATGAGATTTATCTAAAAATTCCTAAACAAGATAATCTTTTTGGTTCTACCGAACCTTGGTTTCAAAGTAAATACGAGGAAGGGAATGATATATCATCTTTGGTGAAGTCTCTTTTTCATGTGGCTGGTGGGGTAACATATTATAAAGAAATAAAGGAGATTGTTTCTGGAGTCACATACAGTCTTTCGTTTGATTATGCATCTAAATCGGGCGCTTTTGGTTTGGCAGTGGTAGGTTCTAGTTCTTACGGAGCGCAAATTTTTTTAACAGAAGAGTTATCTGGTTCTGGAAATTATTATAATGAGTTTAAATCAACTAATGTTGTTGAAGATGTCTATCTATTTATTTATGATTATCCCCTAGAATCTGGTTTGTTGTCTGATGTAAACATCTCAAACTTTGAAGTTACAAATGTTGTGAAACCTTTACTTATTTTTAAGAAGTTGGAGGAAAACCTTAAAGGATCTTTATCAAAGGAGCAAACGCCAAAAATTTCTTTTAGGAAGAAAAATCCAACAAAGTACATTCTAGATGTTGTAGATGCGAGTAGCCCCTACAACTTAATTTTTAATGAAACTTTTGATACGGGTTGGAAATTGTATTTGAACGGAAAAGAAATTGTTACGCCGGATCGGCATATTATGGTTAATGGTTACGCAAACTCGTGGTTTATAAAGCCGGAAGATGTAAACAATCAAAAGAACTATTCTTTGGTTGTTGAGTATGCTCCTCAACGGACTTTTTATTGGTTATTGTCCTTAGGTTTAATTGTATTTTCCGGTTCTATATTTTTTTTGTTAAGTAGTTTCTATGCTAAAATAAAAAAATTATGA